The following are encoded together in the Kribbella sp. CA-293567 genome:
- a CDS encoding ROK family transcriptional regulator, protein MGGTAGTGAWRPLGGPSQQVALEILLDGPLSRAELARRVELSAGSLTRLTKPMVESGLLVEVAGGPADPRVGRPSQPLDIVPASHHFVGVKLTGDAALGVLTTLRAEVIATEERVLPDHSPEAVAELVVEIARSLGAGRPRITGLGISLGGHVDATGDVLHGDFLGWEDVKFQQLVADRTDAQVVVANDVTAVTEAIHWFGAGRGISRFCLLTIGAGVGYGLVVHDKLVDTTEAGLGLIGHVQLDPNGPRCERGHRGCADSMLTTAAITSQVGQALGRPVGYDECLDLAAGGDPEARRVVGAAGHALGRLIAAACNFTMPEVVMLGGEGVRLAAVAQDELQAGLRADRHPAAVPPPVVLQDASFTQWARGAAVIAIQTFVLGK, encoded by the coding sequence GTGGGAGGTACGGCGGGGACGGGGGCTTGGCGGCCGTTGGGTGGGCCGTCCCAGCAGGTTGCGTTGGAGATCCTGCTGGACGGGCCGTTGTCGAGGGCCGAGCTGGCTCGGCGGGTGGAGCTGTCGGCCGGGAGCCTGACCCGGTTGACGAAGCCGATGGTGGAGTCGGGGCTGCTGGTCGAGGTGGCGGGTGGCCCGGCCGATCCCCGGGTGGGGCGGCCTTCGCAGCCGTTGGACATCGTGCCGGCTTCGCACCACTTCGTCGGGGTGAAGCTGACCGGGGACGCGGCGCTGGGGGTGTTGACCACACTGCGGGCCGAGGTGATCGCCACCGAGGAGCGGGTGCTGCCGGACCACTCCCCCGAGGCGGTGGCCGAGCTGGTGGTGGAGATCGCGCGTTCGCTGGGTGCCGGGCGGCCGAGGATCACCGGGCTCGGGATCAGTCTCGGCGGGCACGTCGACGCTACCGGCGACGTACTGCACGGTGACTTCCTCGGCTGGGAGGACGTGAAGTTCCAGCAGCTCGTCGCTGACCGGACCGACGCCCAGGTGGTCGTCGCCAACGACGTCACCGCCGTCACCGAGGCGATCCACTGGTTCGGTGCCGGCCGCGGGATCAGCCGGTTCTGCCTGCTCACCATCGGTGCGGGGGTCGGCTACGGGCTGGTCGTCCACGACAAGCTGGTCGACACGACGGAGGCCGGGCTCGGTCTGATCGGCCACGTCCAGCTCGACCCGAACGGCCCCCGCTGCGAGCGCGGCCACCGCGGCTGCGCCGACTCGATGCTCACCACAGCGGCGATCACCAGCCAGGTCGGCCAGGCTCTGGGCCGCCCGGTCGGGTACGACGAATGTCTCGACCTGGCCGCCGGCGGTGATCCCGAGGCACGTCGCGTGGTCGGCGCCGCGGGACACGCTCTCGGCCGGCTCATCGCGGCCGCTTGCAACTTCACCATGCCCGAGGTGGTCATGCTCGGCGGCGAAGGCGTCCGGCTGGCCGCTGTCGCTCAGGACGAACTTCAGGCGGGCCTCCGGGCCGACCGCCACCCTGCGGCCGTCCCGCCACCGGTCGTCCTGCAGGACGCGTCCTTCACTCAGTGGGCCCGCGGCGCCGCCGTGATCGCCATCCAGACCTTCGTCCTCGGCAAGTAG
- a CDS encoding carboxymuconolactone decarboxylase family protein, which translates to MDARLNVFSSPAAGKLMKHLVSAAKVVGGSTVPYLTLELVNLRCSQINGCGFCTDMHIKDAVAAGESQLRLNLVAAWREATCFTEAERAALELAEEGTRLADASGGVSDEVWANAAKHYDEEQLFALVSQIALINSFNRLNVITRQPAGDYVAGQFS; encoded by the coding sequence ATGGATGCGCGTCTGAACGTCTTCAGTTCTCCGGCCGCGGGCAAGCTGATGAAGCACCTCGTCTCCGCGGCCAAGGTGGTCGGCGGGTCGACCGTGCCCTACCTGACACTCGAGTTGGTGAACCTGCGCTGCAGCCAGATCAACGGCTGCGGTTTCTGCACCGACATGCACATCAAGGACGCCGTCGCCGCCGGTGAGTCGCAGCTGCGGCTCAACCTGGTGGCAGCGTGGCGCGAGGCCACCTGCTTCACCGAGGCCGAGCGCGCCGCGCTGGAGTTGGCCGAAGAGGGCACCCGCCTCGCCGACGCCAGTGGCGGGGTCTCGGACGAGGTTTGGGCCAACGCGGCCAAGCACTACGACGAGGAGCAGCTCTTCGCGCTGGTGTCGCAGATCGCTCTGATCAACAGCTTCAACCGGCTCAACGTGATCACCCGCCAGCCGGCCGGCGACTACGTGGCCGGACAGTTCAGCTGA
- the alr gene encoding alanine racemase, which produces MNLVQRPTRPFVGLAEAVVDLSAVRDNVQTLHKRIRPGTEIMAVVKADAFGHGAIQVARAAVEAGATWLGVARADEALQLRAAGLTEPILIWLYDASELLLLSDIDVSVSTVAELQQAVSAPNVRHVHLKLDTGMHRGGSAPGQWIELTRAAAHYEALGAVKVRGIWSHLSHGDEPDATHSKKQLALLRTGVSLARRAGLDPEVIHLANSAGALTLDAPDCNLVRIGAGLFGIDEAGAGLRQPMRLVTKVAQVRRIPAGEGVSYGHDFVAERDTTVALIPIGYADGVPRTASGRASVLVRGVRLPVIGRITMDQFVVDAGDLAIEPGTPVVVFGNGDAGEPVTEDWAEWAGTIPHEIYCGLGSRVPRRYVEGTSS; this is translated from the coding sequence ATGAACCTGGTGCAGCGCCCGACCCGCCCCTTCGTGGGGCTGGCAGAGGCCGTGGTCGACCTGTCGGCCGTCAGGGACAACGTACAAACCCTGCACAAGCGCATTCGGCCCGGCACCGAGATCATGGCGGTCGTCAAGGCCGATGCCTTCGGCCACGGCGCGATCCAGGTCGCCCGGGCCGCCGTCGAGGCGGGCGCGACCTGGCTCGGCGTCGCTCGCGCCGACGAGGCTCTGCAACTGCGCGCCGCCGGCCTGACCGAACCCATCCTGATCTGGCTGTACGACGCGAGCGAACTGCTGCTCCTGTCCGACATCGACGTCAGCGTCTCCACGGTCGCCGAACTGCAGCAGGCCGTCTCGGCCCCGAACGTGCGGCACGTGCACCTCAAGCTCGACACCGGCATGCATCGTGGCGGCAGCGCGCCCGGCCAGTGGATCGAGCTGACCCGAGCCGCGGCCCACTACGAGGCACTCGGCGCCGTCAAGGTTCGAGGCATCTGGTCCCATCTGTCCCATGGCGACGAGCCGGACGCCACGCACAGCAAGAAGCAGCTCGCGCTCCTGCGCACCGGGGTCAGCCTGGCTCGCCGCGCAGGTCTGGACCCCGAGGTGATCCACCTGGCGAACTCGGCCGGCGCGCTCACCCTGGATGCCCCGGACTGCAACCTGGTCCGGATCGGCGCCGGGCTGTTCGGTATCGACGAGGCCGGTGCCGGCCTGCGGCAGCCGATGCGGCTCGTCACCAAGGTCGCCCAGGTTCGCCGGATCCCAGCCGGCGAAGGCGTTTCGTACGGGCACGACTTCGTGGCCGAGCGGGACACCACCGTCGCGCTGATCCCGATCGGGTACGCCGACGGCGTCCCGCGGACCGCGTCCGGCCGGGCGAGCGTACTGGTCCGGGGTGTCCGGCTGCCGGTGATCGGCCGGATCACGATGGACCAGTTCGTCGTCGACGCCGGTGACCTGGCGATCGAGCCCGGTACGCCGGTCGTGGTCTTCGGCAACGGTGACGCCGGCGAACCGGTCACCGAGGACTGGGCCGAGTGGGCCGGAACCATTCCACACGAGATCTACTGCGGGCTCGGTTCCCGGGTCCCGCGCCGTTACGTCGAGGGGACGAGTTCGTGA
- a CDS encoding D-alanine--D-alanine ligase family protein: MKVVVISGGASPEHQVSLASGRGIAKAAELSGHTVVPLVIDASGNWQDGQHEAIALLQDSDVAIPALHGEGGEDGVIQGFLEQLRVPYVGSGVAASAVGLDKHLTKAVLRAHGIPVTPGITVRGADLRDTEAVVQRLKAVGIEFPVFVKPGSGGSSFGVARATDLQSLAAALAVAAELDPQVLVEQEVQGREIDLAVMEFPDGRVDVAPALEIHADPDQPFFNAAAKYDSGRTRFVVPAPLEAALAERLRRTALEVFEALGCRGLARVDFFVPADGNPLVNEINTFPGFTPASQFPRMWAAAGLSYADVIETLLTTAARKKAA, from the coding sequence GTGAAGGTCGTCGTGATCAGTGGCGGAGCCAGCCCGGAGCACCAGGTCTCGCTGGCCAGTGGGCGCGGGATCGCCAAGGCAGCGGAGCTGTCCGGGCACACCGTCGTACCGCTGGTGATCGATGCCTCAGGCAACTGGCAGGACGGTCAGCACGAGGCGATCGCGTTGCTGCAGGACAGCGACGTGGCGATCCCCGCCCTGCACGGCGAAGGCGGGGAGGACGGCGTCATCCAGGGTTTCCTGGAACAACTGCGCGTCCCGTACGTCGGCAGCGGCGTGGCAGCCAGCGCGGTCGGGCTCGACAAGCACCTGACCAAGGCCGTACTGCGCGCGCACGGCATCCCGGTCACCCCGGGCATCACCGTGCGCGGCGCGGATCTTCGCGACACCGAAGCGGTCGTCCAGCGACTCAAGGCGGTCGGCATCGAGTTTCCGGTCTTCGTCAAGCCAGGCAGTGGCGGCTCGAGCTTCGGGGTCGCGCGGGCCACTGACCTGCAGTCGCTGGCTGCCGCCCTGGCCGTCGCGGCCGAACTGGATCCGCAGGTCCTGGTGGAGCAGGAGGTCCAGGGTCGTGAGATCGACCTGGCGGTGATGGAGTTCCCCGACGGCAGAGTCGACGTCGCGCCCGCGCTGGAGATCCATGCCGATCCGGACCAGCCCTTCTTCAACGCGGCCGCCAAGTACGACAGCGGCCGGACGCGATTCGTCGTACCGGCACCGTTGGAGGCCGCGCTGGCCGAGCGGCTTCGGCGAACGGCGCTGGAGGTGTTCGAGGCACTCGGCTGCCGAGGTCTTGCCCGGGTCGACTTCTTCGTGCCGGCCGACGGCAACCCGCTGGTCAACGAGATCAACACCTTCCCCGGCTTCACGCCCGCGTCGCAGTTCCCGCGCATGTGGGCAGCGGCCGGCCTCTCGTACGCCGACGTGATCGAGACCCTGCTGACCACCGCTGCCCGGAAGAAGGCCGCATGA
- a CDS encoding M15 family metallopeptidase has protein sequence MTVLLSDERITRLPAIDSGEPLVDLHTRGISAQGRQFVRESLADRLAVADSFLPAGVRLHVVEGLRAIESQQEIYHSYLSELRALNPGISDAETHVLASRFVSPVEVAPHVAGAAVDLTLMGEHGPFDLGTPIDATPEQSNGACFFDATNISREARTNRSLLADVLASAGLVNYPTEWWHWSFGDRYWAFVEGRDHAIYGPANRDEVAGLVAGASW, from the coding sequence ATGACCGTCCTGCTGAGTGACGAGCGCATCACCCGGCTGCCGGCCATCGACAGCGGTGAACCGCTGGTCGACCTCCACACCCGCGGCATCTCCGCCCAGGGCCGCCAGTTCGTCCGGGAGAGTTTGGCCGACCGACTCGCGGTCGCCGACAGCTTCCTGCCCGCGGGCGTCCGGCTGCACGTCGTCGAGGGACTGCGCGCGATCGAGAGCCAGCAGGAGATCTACCACAGCTACTTGTCCGAACTGCGAGCCCTGAACCCCGGCATCTCCGACGCCGAGACGCACGTCCTCGCAAGCCGGTTCGTGTCACCGGTGGAGGTCGCCCCGCACGTCGCGGGCGCGGCGGTGGACCTGACGCTGATGGGCGAGCACGGCCCGTTCGACCTCGGTACGCCGATCGACGCGACTCCCGAGCAGAGCAACGGCGCCTGTTTCTTCGACGCCACCAACATCAGCCGGGAGGCCCGGACGAACCGTTCCCTGCTGGCCGATGTGCTGGCCTCGGCCGGCTTGGTCAACTACCCCACAGAGTGGTGGCACTGGTCCTTCGGCGACCGCTACTGGGCCTTCGTCGAAGGTCGTGACCACGCCATCTACGGGCCCGCGAACCGCGATGAAGTGGCCGGGCTGGTCGCCGGCGCCAGTTGGTAG
- a CDS encoding NAD(P)H-dependent oxidoreductase subunit E has protein sequence MTTEVIPPASVPAPGRAVRVRGIAAGLRGLRGALIPILHAVQEELGYVDQTDIAVIADVLNLAVAEVHGVVTFYRDFRREPAGRTTVRICQAEACRSVGAEELAAHVKRRTGAGFGETTYDRRLTVDEVFCLGNCALGPAVQVSGKLHGRVTPARLDALLGEAR, from the coding sequence ATGACGACCGAAGTCATCCCCCCTGCCTCCGTCCCGGCCCCCGGGCGAGCCGTGCGTGTTCGTGGGATCGCGGCCGGGTTGCGCGGTCTGCGTGGCGCGCTGATCCCGATTCTCCATGCGGTGCAGGAGGAACTCGGCTACGTCGACCAGACCGACATCGCCGTGATCGCCGACGTGCTCAACCTGGCGGTGGCCGAGGTCCATGGTGTCGTCACCTTCTACCGCGACTTCCGGCGCGAGCCGGCCGGCCGGACCACCGTGCGGATCTGCCAGGCCGAGGCCTGCCGATCGGTCGGCGCGGAAGAGCTTGCCGCGCACGTGAAACGGCGGACAGGGGCTGGGTTCGGGGAGACGACGTACGACCGCCGGCTGACCGTCGACGAGGTCTTCTGTCTCGGCAACTGTGCTCTGGGGCCGGCGGTTCAGGTGAGCGGCAAACTGCACGGCCGGGTCACGCCGGCCCGGCTGGACGCACTGCTCGGGGAAGCGCGATGA
- a CDS encoding formate dehydrogenase beta subunit: MRVFVPRDAAARSVGADEVAERIVTATAGRDVEVVRNGSRGMLWLEPLVEVETTDGRVGYGPVVPEDVDGLIAGGMLDGLGASLGLVEELPWMRRQQRLTFARVGVIDPRSGDDHTEHQGNKGLRAALAMSPADVVEAVVASGLRGRGGAGFPTGIKWRTVLGAESDQKFVCCNADEGDSGTFADRMLIEGDPFTLIEGMTIAAYAVGATEGYVYLRSEYPDAVEALDAAIRTARESGWLGPDILGSGLDFDLHVRVGAGAYICGEETSMLESLEGKRGMVRAKPPIPALEGLFGRPTVVNNVLSLATIPTILANGAAAYAAYGTGRSLGTNVFQLGGNIARGGIVETAFGITLGELVNELGGGTATRRPVRAVQVGGPLGAYLPVEQFGLPMDYEAFAAAGAMVGHGGIVVFDETVDMAAMARFAFAFCAEESCGKCTPCRVGAVRGVETIDRIRRGEDRRQNLVLLDDLCDLMTDGSLCAMGGLTPLPVRSAVRHFGKDFGLYDAPQGT, from the coding sequence ATGAGAGTCTTCGTACCGCGCGACGCAGCGGCCCGGTCGGTCGGCGCGGACGAGGTCGCCGAGCGGATCGTGACCGCGACTGCCGGCCGGGACGTCGAAGTGGTTCGCAACGGTTCGCGGGGCATGTTGTGGCTCGAACCGCTGGTCGAGGTGGAGACGACGGACGGGCGGGTCGGCTACGGGCCGGTCGTTCCGGAAGACGTCGACGGGCTGATCGCGGGCGGGATGCTCGACGGTCTGGGGGCGAGTCTCGGACTGGTGGAGGAGCTGCCCTGGATGCGGCGGCAGCAGCGGTTGACGTTCGCACGGGTCGGGGTGATCGACCCGCGGTCCGGTGACGACCACACGGAACACCAAGGAAACAAGGGACTTCGGGCCGCACTGGCGATGTCACCGGCCGACGTGGTGGAGGCGGTCGTCGCGAGCGGCCTGCGGGGACGCGGCGGTGCCGGCTTCCCGACCGGGATCAAGTGGCGCACGGTGCTCGGCGCGGAGTCGGACCAGAAGTTCGTCTGCTGCAACGCCGACGAGGGCGACTCGGGCACGTTCGCCGACCGGATGCTGATCGAGGGTGATCCGTTCACGCTGATCGAGGGCATGACGATCGCCGCGTACGCCGTCGGCGCCACCGAAGGCTACGTGTACCTGCGCTCGGAGTACCCCGACGCCGTCGAGGCGCTCGACGCCGCCATCCGTACCGCCCGCGAGAGCGGCTGGCTCGGGCCGGACATCCTCGGCTCGGGTCTGGACTTCGACCTGCACGTCCGGGTCGGCGCCGGTGCCTACATCTGCGGCGAGGAGACCTCGATGCTGGAGAGCCTCGAGGGCAAACGCGGGATGGTCCGGGCCAAGCCGCCGATCCCTGCCCTGGAAGGGCTCTTCGGCCGGCCGACCGTCGTCAACAACGTGTTGTCACTGGCCACGATCCCGACCATCCTGGCGAACGGTGCCGCGGCCTACGCGGCATACGGAACCGGCCGGTCGCTCGGCACCAACGTCTTCCAGCTGGGCGGCAACATCGCCCGTGGTGGCATCGTCGAGACCGCGTTCGGCATCACTCTGGGTGAGCTGGTCAACGAACTGGGCGGTGGTACGGCCACCCGGCGGCCGGTCCGCGCGGTCCAGGTCGGCGGGCCGCTCGGCGCCTATCTACCGGTCGAACAGTTCGGCCTGCCGATGGACTACGAGGCGTTCGCGGCCGCCGGCGCGATGGTCGGCCACGGCGGGATCGTGGTGTTCGACGAGACCGTCGACATGGCCGCGATGGCCCGGTTCGCCTTCGCGTTCTGCGCCGAGGAATCCTGCGGCAAGTGCACGCCCTGCCGGGTCGGCGCCGTCCGCGGCGTCGAGACGATCGACCGGATCCGCCGCGGCGAGGACCGCCGACAGAACCTGGTCCTGCTCGACGACCTGTGCGACCTGATGACCGACGGCTCGCTGTGCGCGATGGGCGGCCTCACCCCGCTGCCGGTACGCAGCGCCGTCCGCCACTTCGGAAAGGACTTCGGTCTGTATGACGCTCCTCAAGGAACCTGA